The following coding sequences lie in one Pseudomonadota bacterium genomic window:
- a CDS encoding hydantoinase B/oxoprolinase family protein translates to MKMGRAFDPITLEILWRRLISIVDEADSSVARTAFSSLLRDAHDYTCMFTDKLGRELAQGSFATPGQSGAMALGIKNLVNKFPIDYYQPGDAFITNDPWALAGHLNDVCVMSPIFYKDQLAAFTACVFHHSDIGGRVASDNHDVFEEGLFIPVVKLYDRWVLNESVLDMIRWNVRTPDEVIGDIRSQIAANHVCAEKVRQMLKESDLDSLDDLADQIIGLTEKSMREEIEKIPDGIYRAKGIIEQIKEKEDIVIQAKVEIKGSNIIVDLDGSSPQVNWGGNVVFNFTYAYVFMAVKSMFAPDIPNNDGCTRPIKLSAPEGSVVNCKFPAAVAARMGVGHFLTEVIYRALSDVLPNRVIAGSGGTPAAMNVFYGKRKDGKPWHSVIIRGGGMGAGAANDGNYIYIFPANGANTPVEIFESDTPLIVEKRELLTDSGGLGKMKGGLGKREIFKVPDDQYAPIPPVNLGIQAGRYVYPAEGLFDGKPGTRAKFLVNGVPGNSYGLTQLKPGDVVTIDAPGGGGYGNPLEREPEMVASDVIEGYVSLESARINYGVVIDTATFAVNMEETKKLREKKVSSKH, encoded by the coding sequence ATGAAAATGGGGCGTGCGTTTGATCCGATCACGTTAGAGATCTTATGGAGAAGACTTATTTCCATTGTGGATGAGGCGGACTCGAGCGTCGCCCGCACGGCATTCTCGAGCTTGCTCAGGGATGCCCATGACTACACCTGCATGTTTACGGACAAGTTGGGCAGGGAACTGGCCCAGGGGAGTTTTGCAACCCCCGGGCAGTCGGGGGCCATGGCCCTGGGAATAAAAAATCTCGTCAACAAGTTCCCTATAGACTATTACCAGCCTGGTGACGCCTTTATTACGAATGATCCCTGGGCTTTGGCGGGCCACCTGAATGATGTATGCGTCATGAGCCCTATCTTCTACAAGGATCAATTGGCCGCCTTTACAGCCTGTGTTTTTCATCACTCCGATATCGGTGGCCGTGTTGCCTCGGACAACCATGACGTCTTCGAAGAAGGCCTTTTTATCCCCGTCGTTAAGCTCTATGACAGGTGGGTCCTCAACGAGTCGGTCCTGGACATGATCCGGTGGAACGTACGGACGCCCGATGAGGTTATCGGGGATATCCGGTCGCAGATAGCTGCGAACCATGTCTGTGCCGAGAAGGTACGCCAGATGCTCAAGGAGAGTGACCTTGACAGTCTCGATGACCTGGCAGACCAGATTATTGGCCTCACTGAGAAAAGCATGAGGGAGGAGATCGAAAAAATCCCGGACGGTATCTACCGGGCCAAAGGCATAATCGAGCAGATAAAGGAAAAAGAGGACATCGTTATCCAGGCGAAGGTCGAGATAAAAGGAAGCAATATCATCGTGGACCTCGACGGCTCTTCCCCGCAGGTAAACTGGGGCGGCAACGTGGTCTTCAATTTTACCTATGCCTATGTATTCATGGCAGTGAAAAGCATGTTTGCCCCTGATATCCCCAATAACGACGGCTGTACCAGGCCTATAAAGCTCTCCGCCCCTGAGGGTAGTGTTGTGAACTGCAAGTTTCCTGCAGCCGTGGCCGCACGGATGGGGGTGGGTCATTTCCTTACCGAGGTCATTTACCGGGCCCTGTCCGATGTCCTGCCCAACAGGGTGATTGCAGGCTCCGGCGGTACCCCTGCTGCGATGAACGTGTTTTATGGGAAAAGGAAAGACGGGAAGCCGTGGCATTCCGTGATCATAAGGGGAGGTGGCATGGGAGCGGGCGCCGCCAACGACGGCAATTACATCTACATCTTCCCGGCCAACGGTGCGAACACGCCTGTTGAGATATTTGAAAGCGACACCCCACTTATTGTGGAGAAGAGAGAACTCCTCACTGATTCAGGCGGTCTCGGCAAGATGAAGGGAGGTCTCGGGAAAAGGGAAATTTTCAAGGTGCCTGACGACCAGTATGCCCCGATCCCGCCCGTCAACCTGGGAATCCAGGCGGGAAGGTACGTCTATCCGGCGGAAGGGCTCTTTGACGGCAAACCAGGTACCAGGGCGAAGTTCCTGGTCAACGGAGTGCCGGGAAATTCCTATGGATTAACCCAACTGAAGCCGGGCGACGTGGTGACCATCGATGCTCCTGGCGGGGGCGGCTACGGCAATCCGCTCGAACGCGAGCCCGAAATGGTGGCCAGCGACGTGATAGAAGGATATGTCAGCCTTGAAAGTGCCAGGATTAACTACGGTGTTGTGATCGACACTGCAACATTTGCGGTAAATATGGAAGAGACAAAGAAACTACGAGAGAAAAAAGTAAGCAGTAAGCACTAA